One Triticum dicoccoides isolate Atlit2015 ecotype Zavitan chromosome 5B, WEW_v2.0, whole genome shotgun sequence genomic window carries:
- the LOC119309271 gene encoding zinc finger BED domain-containing protein RICESLEEPER 2-like — MDQERDGPNPSPSSKEEVEILTGMEDEVDSANDMVEQEESTGSAPSPSFSGRNTKRLQSKGWDDFMPIFVGTKLAKAECMHCQKVYNVGSSGTSNLLKHQAKCSARAHKRPMQDKLQMLPSTQKSTVAASPGLTQKKLPFSLASQKKCLSTADAMLQKKGLALLDIPNDMNQEVHQNSSHEELAGREQKNQLGAKLAVPEQDILTNMNRKNPEVDQGEPHKELVRIFAAHGQSPFIRAHDRFSKFVACLNPMVKMPDEYVMCRYFKELFDKEKTNLKEKLAALGSRVCLSAYVWHYDLLSAFLCLSVHYIDGQWEKQKNIIKFRAVDPSCSGEELSQSILYAIDDWGLRDKVFSIILDDAFLDDSVTSDVKARLEKWNLLSANRSVSTSVNQSLFVIRYATHLVKHVIQVGKDELEKVTQKSTKCSKYTKGHIPPVVHYPNHRYAPSPGGWKSAKKICKVMEDLQRHMDEIHNCCNPADLFDKVWDVKKLLHRDADSYIWGDSKISKELEKMQEKSKEQWKLCCLNICMPMIMDPSYRLKRIKSRLRSDAGNYHLEKRSFEDDIEDYIEEVHAILLNLFCEYSDQVEDTSCTSGSKTRKRTLGEGRDTLMDYYQAAEYPYSERPMIELDQYMQEPGLSADESSVLQWWKEHNLTYPTIARMARDILAVPLSVDCSVAIKTARRTICESSSLWREEVVCVQDWLRSDGSSSE, encoded by the exons ATGGACCAAGAACGTGATGGCCCCAATCCCAGTCCCAGTAGCAAGGAAGAGGTGGAAATACTGACGG GCATGGAAGATGAAGTAGACAGTGCTAATGACATGGTAGAACAAGAGGAAAGCACCGGCAGCGCCCCTAGCCCATCGTTTTCAGGCAGAAACACGAAAAGGCTCCAGTCGAAAGGGTGGGACGATTTCATGCCCATTTTCGTCGGAACTAAGCTTGCAAAGGCTGAATGCATGCACTGCCAGAAGGTTTACAACGTCGGCTCCAGTGGCACTAGCAACCTGCTAAAGCACCAGGCCAAGTGCAGCGCTAGGGCCCATAAAAGGCCAATGCAAGACAAGCTTCAAATGTTGCCATCTACCCAGAAGAGCACCGTTGCAGCTAGCCCTGGTTTGACACAGAAGAAGCTCCCATTCTCCCTCGCCAGCCAGAAGAAATGCTTGAGCACAGCCGATGCAATGCTTCAGAAGAAGGGTCTTGCTTTGCTTGACATTCCCAATGACATGAATCAGGAGGTTCATCAGAATTCATCTCATGAGGAACTTGCAGGACGCGAGCAGAAGAATCAGTTGGGAGCAAAACTTGCAGTGCCTGAGCAGGACATTCTCACTAACATGAATCGGAAGAATCCAGAGGTTGATCAGGGTGAGCCACACAAAGAACTTGTCAGGATATTTGCTGCGCACGGGCAGTCACCATTTATAAGAGCCCATGATAGGTTTAGCAAGTTTGTTGCTTGCTTGAATCCTATGGTCAAGATGCCAGATGAATATGTCATGTGCAGGTACTTTAAGGAACTGTTTGACAAAGAAAAGACCAACCTGAAGGAGAAGCTTGCCGCTTTGGGCAGTCgggtttgcttgagtgcttatgtgtgGCACTACGATTTGCTCTCAGCGTTCTTATGCCTGAGTGTTCATTACATTGATGGTCAATGGGAGAAgcagaaaaatatcatcaaatttcgtGCCGTCGATCCTTCCTGCAGTGGAGAGGAATTGAGCCAGTCTATATTGTATGCTATTGACGATTGGGGTCTTCGTGACAAGGTTTTCAGCATTATACTGGACGATGCATTTCTGGATGATTCAGTTACTTCAGATGTCAAAGCTCGTCTCGAAAAATGGAACCTTCTCTCGGCTAATCGGAGTGTGTCTACATCTGTAAATCAGAGCTTGTTTGTGATAAGGTATGCAACTCATCTAGTTAAACATGTCATACAGGTTGGGAAGGATGAACTTGAGAAAGTCACGCAGAAGTCAACAAAGTGTTCTAAGTATACAAAGGGCCACATTCCTCCGGTAGTACATTATCCGAACCACAGATATGCACCGTCACCAGGAGGCTGGAAAAGTGCAAAGAAGATTTGTAAGGTCATGGAAGATTTGCAACGACACATGGATGAAATACACAATTGTTGCAATCCAGCTGACCTGTTTGACAAGGTGTGGGATGTTAAGAAACTTTTGCATCGTGATGCTGATTCCTATATCTGGGGAGATAGTAAAATTTCCAAAGAGCTGGAGAAGATGCAAGAAAAGTCTAAGGAGCAGTGGAAACTCTGTTGCTTAAATATATGTATGCCTATGATCATGGATCCTTCATACCGTTTGAAACGCATCAAGTCCCGTCTCCGGTCTGATGCAGGCAATTATCATCTGGAGAAGCGGAGTTTTGAAGATGATATAGAAGATTATATTGAAGAAGTGCATGCCATATTGCTCAACCTCTTCTGTGAATATTCTGATCAGGTGGAAGACACTAGCTGCACGTCTGGATCTAAAACTAGAAAAAGAACTCTTGGGGAGGGACGTGATACACTGATGGACTATTACCAAGCCGCCGAATATCCATACAGTGAGCGACCGATGATAGAACTTGATCAGTACATGCAGGAGCCAGGTCTCTCTGCAGATGAGTCCAGTGTTCTCCAATGGTGGAAGGAACACAACCTGACCTATCCTACAATTGCTCGGATGGCACGTGATATATTGGCCGTGCCACTCAGTGTAGACTGCAGCGTAGCAATAAAGACTGCGAGGCGCACAATTTGCGAGTCTAGTAGCCTGTGGCGTGAAGAGGttgtgtgtgttcaggactggctcAGATCAGATG GTTCCTCGAGCGAGTGA
- the LOC119309270 gene encoding zinc finger BED domain-containing protein DAYSLEEPER-like yields MEQEVDGGKNMVAQEHNNGSLSRANPKRLRSKAWEDFTPIYVGGKVAKAECMHCHLVFNSNSTNGTSNLLKHQAMCGPRAQKRPMQRKSTASAGSDPTQKKLSFFPTSQKKCLGTADARPEKKDLVLLRSDTNRMSQEGNHNGSHEELGSPGQNDLSLPDVPTDTKTKSQQVDQNGSHDELATAEQENDAFPDNPINKNVKNQSHEELALPEHKAIPTATKQKNQDVGQDGSHGELVRKLALHGYLPSMMDHGGLRKSVDFLNPVVKMPSYADLISTFLDLFDSEKAKLKEKFAALRSRVCLSVYVWHYDPLSAFLCLSVHYIDDEWERQQKIVTFRAMDTICNAEELGEAILLAIRDWGLCGKVFSIVLDDAFIDDSVASSVKAQLMKDNSTFANQSLFVVRRGTHLLDQVIQVGLDELEKIMEKSANCSKPMMGPKSSAVRYPNYKYAPSQEDWGEARKMCETLEEFHQYMDTSQSLRGPVHLFDAIRDVKRDLRRGVKSDADGSFSNMLKKMQQKFKQYWKLCCLHLCMTIAMDPSYGLKHIKSRSGYLCKNDKDGYKKDVHDTLLSLFYEYSGQVEDASCTSGSKTSKETVITEDGMNEDDAPFACCGDYGDKCNKGRPMIELDQYLHEPSYCRGQTSVLQWWKEHNLTYPTIARMARDILAMPYRCDYEVATRTAGLAICESGHKHWVEQLVCTQNWLGPDRSASKASANDLSD; encoded by the exons ATGGAACAGGAAGTTGACGGTGGCAAAAACATGGTGGCACAAGAGCACAACAATGGCAGCCTCTCCCGTGCAAACCCGAAAAGGCTCCGATCGAAGGCGTGGGAAGATTTCACACCAATCTACGTTGGCGGGAAGGTCGCGAAGGCTGAGTGCATGCATTGCCACCTGGTCTTCAATAGCAACAGCACAAATGGCACTAGCAACCTGCTTAAGCACCAAGCCATGTGCGGCCCCCGGGCCCAGAAGAGGCCAATGCAACGGAAGAGTACAGCATCAGCTGGCTCTGATCCGACACAGAAGAAGTTATCGTTCTTTCCCACCAGCCAGAAGAAATGCTTGGGCACAGCAGATGCAAGGCCTGAGAAGAAGGATCTTGTTTTGCTTCGCAGTGACACTAATCGGATGAGCCAAGAGGGTAATCACAATGGGTCTCACGAGGAACTTGGATCGCCTGGGCAGAATGATCTTTCCTTGCCTGATGTTCCCACCGACACGAAAACAAAGAGTCAACAAGTTGATCAAAATGGGTCTCATGACGAACTAGCTACAGCTGAGCAGGAGAATGATGCCTTCCCTGACAATCCCATCAACAAGAATGTAAAGAATCAGTCCCATGAGGAACTTGCATTGCCTGAACACAAGGCCATTCCTACAGCCACGAAACAGAAGAATCAGGATGTTGGTCAGGACGGATCCCATGGCGAGCTTGTTAGGAAATTGGCCTTGCACGGTTACCTGCCCTCGATGATGGACCATGGAGGACTCAGGAAGTCTGTGGATTTCTTGAATCCTGTGGTCAAGATGCCATCCTATGCTGACTTGATATCTACATTTTTGGATTTGTTCGACAGTGAAAAGGCCAAGCTGAAGGAGAAGTTTGCAGCCCTTCGCAGTCGGGTATGCTTGAGTGTTTACGTTTGGCACTATGATCCACTCTCGGCATTCTTGTGCTTGAGTGTTCATTACATTGATGATGAATGGGAGAGGCAACAAAAGATCGTCACATTTCGTGCCATGGATACTATCTGCAATGCAGAAGAACTGGGTGAAGCCATATTGCTGGCTATCCGAGATTGGGGTCTTTGTGGAAAAGTTTTTAGCATTGTActggatgatgcatttattgatgattcaGTGGCTTCAAGTGTCAAAGCACAGCTCATGAAAGATAACTCAACCTTTGCAAACCAGAGCCTGTTTGTGGTGCGTCGTGGAACTCATTTACTTGATCAGGTTATTCAGGTGGGGCTGGATGAACTTGAAAAAATCATGGAGAAATCAGCGAACTGTTCTAAACCTATGATGGGTCCTAAGTCGTCTGCAGTGCGGTATCCCAACTACAAATACGCACCATCTCAGGAAGACTGGGGCGAAGCGCGTAAGATGTGTGAGACCTTGGAAGAGTTTCATCAGTACATGGACACAAGTCAGAGTCTTCGTGGTCCAGTCCACTTATTTGATGCAATTAGGGATGTGAAGCGTGATTTGCGCCGCGGAGTTAAGAGCGATGCGGATGGATCATTTTCCAATATGCTAAAGAAGATGCAGCAGAAGTTCAAGCAATATTGGAAACTCTGTTGCTTACATTTATGTATGACTATAGCCATGGATCCTTCATACGGCCTGAAACACATCAAGTCTAGGAGCGGTTACCTCTGTAAAAATGACAAAGATGGCTATAAAAAGGATGTCCATGATACATTGCTAAGTCTCTTCTATGAATATTCTGGTCAGGTGGAAGACGCCAGCTGCACTTCTGGGTCTAAAACTAGCAAGGAAACTGTTATCACTGAAGATGGTATGAATGAAGATGATGCACCATTTGCATGCTGTGGCGATTATGGAGACAAATGTAATAAAGGACGGCCGATGATAGAACTTGACCAGTACTTGCATGAGCCAAGCTACTGTAGAGGCCAGACGAGTGTTCTTCAGTGGTGGAAGGAACATAACCTGACCTATCCTACAATTGCTCGAATGGCACGTGATATATTGGCTATGCCGTACAGATGCGACTACGAGGTAGCAACAAGGACTGCTGGACTTGCAATTTGCGAGTCAGGTCATAAGCACTGGGTTGAGCAGCTTGTCTGTACTCAAAATTGGCTCGGACCAGACC GTTCTGCAAGCAAGGCCTCAGCCAATGATCTTTCCGACTGA
- the LOC119305551 gene encoding uncharacterized protein LOC119305551, translating to MGNCQAAEAAEVIIQHPGGKVERLYWPTPAAEVMKTNPGHYVALVILRLSPDDKAAAGDEAAAAAAVAGAGAAAKITRVKLLKPKDVLHLGQVYRLITAQEVTKALRARKNDKMRRCEAIKQQHDQLRRGDGAEQGASDKDANANAKQRGEKDRHRGSGGAQPAGSGRGRHWRPSLQSISEAAAGQSSSASSSISESTAS from the exons ATGGGCAACTGCCaggcggccgaggcggcggaggtcaTCATACAGCACCCCGGCGGCAAGGTGGAGCGCCTCTACTGGCCCACCCCGGCCGCCGAGGTCATGAAGACCAACCCCGGCCACTACGTCGCGCtcgtcatcctccgcctctcccccGACGACAAGGCGGCCGCGGGGGACGAGGCAGCCGCGGCGGCCGCCGTCGCAGGCGCGGGCGCCGCCGCCAAGATCACCCGGGTCAAGCTCCTCAAGCCCAAGGACGTGCTTCACCTCGGCCAGGTCTACCGCCTCATCACCGCGCAAG AGGTGACCAAGGCGCTGCGGGCGAGGAAGAACGACAAGATGCGGCGGTGCGAGGCCATCAAGCAGCAGCACGACCAGCTCCGGCGCGGCGACGGGGCGGAGCAGGGCGCCTCTGACAAG GACGCGAACGCGAACGCGAAGCAGCGGGGGGAGAAGGACCGGCAccggggctccggcggcgcgcaGCCGGCCGGGAGCGGCAGGGGCCGGCACTGGCGCCCGTCCCTGCAGAGCATCTCCGAAGCCGCGGCGGGCCAGAGCAGCAGCGCCAGCAGTAGCATCTCTGAATCCACTGCGAGCTAA